The Triticum aestivum cultivar Chinese Spring chromosome 7B, IWGSC CS RefSeq v2.1, whole genome shotgun sequence genome window below encodes:
- the LOC123162824 gene encoding uncharacterized protein codes for MVEIAARFMDKVEEQAVAAAAAAADDDEDAAGSVDGDEVEMEPVEPMPEPPDDAGPVCWPMPDFCPLTIDGTVKESFLETLRKEKEAEELLGEAEPEPTPSPDSRPSSSKRQRAVAGSPSSRSPYSNLLQVFQQCKQDVA; via the exons ATGGTCGAGATCGCCGCGCGCTTCATG GATAAGGTCGAGGAgcaggcggtggccgcggcggcggctgcggcggatgACGACGAGGATGCCGCCGGGAGCGTGGACGGCGACGAGGTGGAGATGGAGCCCGTGGAGCCCATGCCGGAGCCCCCCGACGACGCCGGCCCCGTCTGCTGGCCCATGCCGGACTTCTGCCCTCTCACG ATCGACGGGACGGTGAAGGAGTCCTTCCTGGAGACCCTTCGgaaggagaaggaggcggaggagctgcTCGGGGAGGCCGAGCCGGAGCCGACGCCCAGCCCGGACTCGCGGCCGTCGAGCAGCAAGCGCCAGCGCGCCGTCGCCGGGTCGCCGTCGTCCAGGAGCCCGTACAGCAATCTCCTCCAGGTGTTCCAGCAGTGCAAGCAAGACGTTGCCTGA